The Peromyscus eremicus chromosome 2, PerEre_H2_v1, whole genome shotgun sequence genome includes the window ttttctttataagagttgccatggccattgtgtctcctcacagcaatagtaaccctaaccaagacaaggACCAAATACTCAAATGCCAGAGACTAACAGGGAacagttctcattcaaaccacagacTAGGAAACAGACCAGgcaatgtgtgctgtgtgtaaaAGACCATGATGCTAAGCAGTCTAATGAGGTTCCACATAACACTCACTAGGGTCTGGAGAGCACCCTGTGAGATACAGTTGTGCAAAAAGTAGGGATTTAACCAGGGAACACTAGGGAGGTGAAGGGGAGGGGCAGGCATGATCAGCTTTTACAGAGCTCAGGAGACAGCCAACGCCATGTTGGGTACAGCAGCATAGACAGGAGACACTAACTTAGCTTTTCACAACCCTCAGTCATTCTCTCTGAACCACTCCACTTCCATACTGTGCTGAagagttttatgtcagcttgacacaagctgtagtcaactgagaggagggaacttcaattcctcaattaagaaaatgcttccagctgggcagtggtggcgcaggcctttaatctttaatcctagcactggcagaagcaggcagatctctatgagttctaggccagcctggtttatagagtgagttccagcacagcttggtctacacagagaaaccttgtcttgaaaagaaagaaaagaaaagaaaaagaacatgcttCCATAAGATGGGGCTTCAGACAAGCCTGTGGCCATTTTCTTAGTaagtgattgatggaggaaggcccaggccattgtgagtggtgccatccctgggttggtggtcctaggttctataaaaatgcaagctgagaaagccacagggagcaagcgagtaagcaacactcctccatggcctctgcatcagctcctgcctccagattcctgctctgtttgagtttctgccttggctttcctcagtgatggactatgatgtggaagtgtaagtcaaataaaccctttcctccccaacttgctctttgggcATGTTGTTTCATCCAAGCAATAGAAACGCTAACTAGCACACACACCCTGGCGCTCTTCCATGAAGCCCCCCTGCATTTCCCCACCCCATGAGCTTGGTGAGGCTGGCTCATACTTCTCAGGCTGCTCAGAGCTAATGGTGAGTGAAGTCCCGCCCTCCCTACGGCACTTGCTGCTCATGCTGGTTCCCTGGGTTAGGGAGGCTCTCGGCTGGAACTCTAGCTGCAGCTGGGCCGGCCTCTCcatccactacacctggcttctgAGGAAGGCCCTTGCCAGCAAACCATCTCCATACTCTTGTAGCAGAGAGACACCTTAGTCTAGAGGGGTAACTGCCCGCCCTCTGGACAGGCTTTATCTTCCAAGCTTGTATGATTTTATCATGAAGGCCTTCTGTGAACTGCTTCTCAGGCTTCACAGCCTTCCAGAAGTTCCTTAGCACAGAGCTTGGCTGTTTTAGGAGAGcttgacataaatctagccatGTTTGCCTTCGAGTAACCAAGACAgacctctttctctgcctctctcttacCTCGGGCTACTCTCCTACTTTACACTTTCTCCTACTTCATAAAGACCCTGGTCCACCACAGGCTCAGCGAAGCTGCTGAAGCTCCATGCCAGTCTCAGGTCCTTGATGAGGCCAGTTCTTCCTGAAGCTTCTGGTGGGCAGTGAAGCGCAACCCTAATTattcttaacaataaaaaaccAGAGTCAGATACTGAGgacaaaagctgaaagatcagagaagcagagcagccagccgcCAGAGATTTCTTAGCTCTACCAATGCTCAGACCAAATGGGTGACCCTGTCTCTATGAACCCTCAGATGGAATGGGCCAcagtctggattaaaggtgcatgtcaccacttcctggcttctatggttaactagtggctagctctgccctctgatctctaggcaagctttatttgttagaacacaaacaaaatatcatacaacagggCAGTCTATCAGCCCCAGTCAACTGGACATCGTACACTGCTTCCCTCACACCTCGCTCCCTCAATAGAGCCTGTCCCTCCTCTGTTGTCCTCTGGCCTGATATCCATGGAGACTTCTACTGGTGATGACCAAACATCTCTAATGGTTTGTATGAGCCAGTTCATCATGTGGGAAgaagaatgaggaagtattagaaatatagatggagatggagagaaagacagagacacaggatagctttgggagggccctgggttaATAACCAGCCGCCTCGAGATTTATTCTAATGAGtttttttatacactagcaaggggagaggcaaaagacctccccctttcaagatcaaagcacaccgtacagccaagtgtaaTCATgtctttggccaaatcatcccattatgcagccctgctgggtaaagcaagctcagacgttctgactggagtaaggccttactagggagcctctgtgggcccccacacatCAGAGATGGGGTCCCTTGTACTGCCTCAGGCCATGCAGCTTGTCTCAAGGACTGATGTGGTTATATTGCTGTTTCTCCGCTTCTGCAGCACTCAGACTGATCTCCATCTGCTCCCACATCACAGCCTCACAAACCAGGCTGCTGGAGATTCTTTCATTGCTTGTTTAAAGCTTTTCCCAATTCTAGCAATTCCAGTGTGGAATAATCTTTCATTATCATGATCTTTCACCCTGGACCACGGTTTAGACCCCTGTCTGCATGCTGGATCCTAGATTTTTCCCTTCTCTGTATCAAAGGTCAGACTTGGGGAGTATCTTTTGTTGCTTCTGGGTCACTCCCCTCCTTATTGTCACCATATTCCTCCCAGGGGTCCAGGTTTGGGGGTTCCAGGAGGGGCTCTGTATTAATAGTCCTCTTCCCCTTTTGGCCCCTTAGCCATAGAAAACATCCAGTCAACACCTCCATTTTCCCATCTGTTTCATCTAGTATTCTTGCTGAATCAGGAATGCTAATGCCAAGGCCATGAGACTCATATCCCTTTCTCAttgtcaccacacacacacacacacacacacacacacacacacacacacacacacacacacacacacggccacagtCTCCCTCTGGGCTGTTCTCACCCTGCCTCAGACAGATCTTTTATTACTCATAGCAGCTGCTTGCTGATACCTCCCCCCCAATGTGTATTCCCAAGGCTTGCAATGTCTGCTCTAGACCTTTGGCAGTCCTCAAAACATCTCCATACATCCAGTGAAGACCGCACTGTCGAGCAGGCACAGTACTTCCTTCATACCGCCTGGAAGAAGCCTGCCATCCTGGGATTTCCCACACTGACAGCTCCTTCCCTGCTGGCCACACCTAGTTACACATCTCACTACTTTTTGCACTGCCCATGTCTGGGCCACAATTCCCACAAAGCCTTATAGGAAAATACCACCATGTCAAAATTTCCCCCACAAATaccctgttttagttagggtttctattgctgtgaagagacaccatgaccacagcaactcttacccaggaaacatttaattgaggtgacggcttacagttcagaggttcagttcattatcatggtggggagcacggcagtgtgcaggcagacatggggtTGGCTACATCTTggacagaaagaaacaggaagtggaTTGACATTGagcaaagcttaagcaaaagagacctaaAATCCTGCCCCGACAGTGACCCTCtttcttcaacaaggtcacacttcccaATAGAGCTGCAccctatgagcttatggtggTCAATTTCATTCAGACCATACACCCCACCCCGATTCCCACGCTCCACTTCATTTGCTTGTCTCATTCCTCATGTCAGGGACACCATCACTCTTCCCAATCTCATCCGCTGTTTTGTCATATCCTGCCGACTATGCCAAGTGTTGCTAAAATGTATTGCCAGGGGGAATGGAAGCCACCCTACCTACCCTTTCTAAGGTCCCAATGACAGATAGAAGCACAGCTCCACCAAAATTCACTCtgaggaaccaatgagtttattgggctttcTTACAGCACACAGGTGAGGGGTACTTACAGGGGTGGGCACTTCTCCCCTAACCAGCCACCCCTGGAGAGCTTTACCCACCAGCGATCAGAGCTTCCCCGTATCTGCACAGACTGAGccgccacccccaccctacccaaGTCTTCCCTGGCCTAGATAAGCCCCGTCTCAACTTCTGGCCCATCTCCCTGCTACCACATGCCCAGCAGCACTGCTGCCACTGACGCCCCAGTCACCATGATGGGCCATACCCTCTCAAACTGAGGGCCAACACAAATCTTTGCTTAAGTCACTTTTTATCACAAcgacaagaaaaacaacaaatacaccATCCAAGCCCCCATTTTATCATGAGTCTAAGACAAGAAGACAGGCTAGGGAGAGTGACAAAAAACTGTGATAATCTGTATGCACCCAAGGCATTTCCAGAGCAGGCACCTGGACCCAAGCATTGAGTGTGACTTTCAGCCTCACACGATTCAGTGGGAGCACCAGTCTTAGCCAGCCATGCTACAGGAGACTCGGTGTTCAGATGGAGTCAGACACTCCCTAGAGAACAGATGAGACATCACCGCAAACAATACAGAGCACCCATGTGCCAGCAACTTTACCCAAGTTCCAGCCAATCCTTATACGAGTCTCTCACTATAGAAACTAGAAAGAGGACTAGATGAGGGAATGAACGAAAAGTGATGCATGAGGGACCCGTATCAGAATCCAAATCTCAGCTGTACTGAGAACTCAATAGGATGCCACTGGAGATAGCAAGATTATATAcagaaaaaagacacacacacacacacacacacacacacacacacacacacacacacggcaaattTCCCCTCTTTCATGTTATAGCAGCATCCTAACAAATGGGAATAGAAGAAAATCAGTGCTCATTTCCATTTCCCTCGGTGGATATGTTTTCTActacaaaatatatacatgtgcTGCTACCTAAAGTAATAATCAGCACACAGGCTTCAGCCAATGAAACACAAGCCTATAGAACTGGAATtcctgggctgaagagatggctctgagattaagaacatgtactgttcttccagaggacccaagttcagttcctagcatccacatcagacatcataaccacctgtgactccagttccaagggatccgatgcctgtggcctctgcaggtgtctgcactcacatgcacatatccacatgtggacacacaaacacacaattaaaaaaataaaataaattctttttaaaaacaagaacttcTCTTCTGgctagaaaagaataaaataaaataaaaaaataaaattccacgCCATTCGAAGAGCTTCTACTGCAGCTGGCCTGAAGCAAGCAGCTTAGTCCATGCTTAGGAAGCAGTGATTTCAAACAGGCTGCATCCCAGAGACGGGGCAAGCTTACAAACAGGACCCGTGTCACCCCGAGATCTGGGGCCCCACGGTCACTATGCTACCTGACCATGCTGCTGGAAGGAAAGTTCTTTGCGGGATTAGGAAACAAGGTGGGGATAAAAAAGGAATCGGATCTCCAAGCAACAACTGAGCTTTATTTCTGTTTAAACGATAAATACACGAGTTAGTTTTGAAACCCCATCTCCCGAACAAAGGGCTTTCAGCAGAACCTCTCATTGTCTTCAGCTGGAATCTTCCAGCTCACGCCTGTAGCACCGGCTGTTCCAACACCTCAGGACCAGTTTTGTTAGGCACAAAATAGTACCTACCGGCTACATGGACACCCATGTTCATGATGAGGAAGAATGGAGGCTTTTCACCCACCGAGAAGCTAAGTTTTGATGGCTTTGCCTTCTAAGGTGTCGAACATGTCTTCGAGGCACTTCTGGACACAGTGGAGGAACTCCCGGGCATTGCGTCCTGCGTAGGAGGAGACATTGCAGCCTATCCAGTCGTCATGGACCATGTATGCAATGCCAAAGCCGTCGGGGACCACGGGGGCAAAGCCACCAAGGCTCACTGCTGGGCTGCTGAGAGTGCTCGTGGACAGGATGTTGTGGTTTATCTGCCTGTATGCAGGATCCAGGTAGAGCTCAGGTAGGGTGACCCCTCTGGCTAGTGCCAGATACCGTAGAGCAAACATGTGTCGGTCAAAGCCCTGGCCTGTCAGAGACAAAATGGAAAGACAAAGTCTCGGGATCTCACCAGGGAAGAGGGCGTAAGCAAACCCCCAACCATGGTAGGAACCATTTTCACACAAAAAGTGGGAGAAGGGTCTTTTCCAGCCCAGCATGCATGCCTCCAGCTCACCATGCCTAAAACTCTATTCTCAGCTGTTAACAGATGGGCTAAACATGAGCCTAAGATGAAAGTATGATGCTAAAAACACTGAtttggtacatgcctgtaatccctgaacttgggaagctgaggcaggaggattgcaagttcaaggatgGCATTGACAACATGGTAAAACcatgtattaaaaacaaacaaaaggggctggagagatggctcagcagttaagagcatctgactgcccttccagaggtcctgagttccattcccagcaaccacacagtggctcacaaccatctgtaatgagatctggcgccctcttttggcctgcagccatacatgcaggcagaacactgtatacataataaataaataaactttaaaaaaacaaaaggccatgaatggtggcatacacctttaatatcccaacactcagaagcaggggcaggaggatctctctgagttcaaggccagcctggtctacatagcagttccaggacagccaggactgcatagagaaaccctgtctccaaacaaacaagggctggagagttggcccaGTGGAGGATTTGTTGCTCTTACGggtgacccaggttcaattctcagaacccccatggcagctcacaactgcctgtaactccagttctaggagatatgatgctttcttctgacctccacagacatcagGAATGTACatggtatacatgcatacacgcaggcaaaacactcacacacataaaataataaatctaaaaaaacttaaacaaacaaaagactgaaTTAAGCCATCAGAGTCAAGATGGTGTGAGGAGAGATGAAGAGAACATCGAACTTCCCAACTGGAacaaggctcagtgggtaaggcccGGGCTCAttccttaacaacaacaacaacaacaacacacacacacacacacacacacacacacacacacacacacacacacacacggttcattCCTCAACAACATGCATGCACGCAGGTACACAGGGGTAAAACTCAAAGTTCATGTGTAAAAGACTGACTGGGTGGAACGAAGTGGAAAAAGCATCTACCCAGGGTTCTAATCGCAGCCTTGCTGTGTAACACTGGGCAGTGGCTCAGCTCCCTAACTTCAAAATGGAGCCGGAATAACTAGGTGTCTCGGTACCTTTTAGTCCCAGGGCTGTTAGTGCTACGTAACAGGACTGGGCTGTGAGATCCTCTCCAGGTCTTGAATTCTATCACAAAGAGTTGAAGAAAAATGACCCTTCAAATTGTGATgaatgggcctggagagatggctcagcaggtaagagcactgactgctcttcctgaggtcctgtgttcaattcccagcacccacagggtggctcacaaccatctacataggatctgatgcccccttctggcatgcagtgtacatgcagatagagcattcatatacacaaaataaataaatctttaaaaaaagttgtgATGAGCTTCTGAGATGACCTATTTACAGAGAGCCAACACTGTAGCTGAGGTGAAGTAGGAGGGGCAGGCTTAGAAATCCTAAACTGCCAAAAATGTGTCCATGACCAATAAGGggcagggaaaaaaatgaaacaacaacaaaaccaaccattCTCACAGCTGAAAGTGACCTTAAATGGGGAGAAAGTTCCCCAAAGTGCTTAGATTCTGACCCCAGTGGCTGCTCTGGCTGCTGAGACATGGCTAGGGTAGGAGAAAAAACGTTTTGGGTGCAGGGAAGTGGATTAAACCAAGTGATGGGCAGGGATCAGAAGTGGGTGGAATATTACTGAGGCTCTCAGAGGCGACAAGACCCACGGTGTTCTCCTCCCCACCCTGCCTCACCCATCGCTGCCTCCTTGGTCAGCTGGCCATGGTATCTGGAGCACTCAGCCATCATGTGCTGAAGCTCGCCCACACTGTGCTTGGATGGCTCCTTGACAAATGCCTCAGAACACCTCTTCGTAAAGATGGAGGCTGGGCGGATGGTCTCGGTACGGCCGTGCTTGAAGGCTGCGGTGCTGCAGGATTCATAGGTAGCCACTGTCTGGCCGTACTGTCGCAGGAACGCCATCTGGAAGGCCAGCTGGGCCACTGCATCAGGACTCAGCTTCTGTTTCTTCAAGAATTCCTTGCCACCTCTATGGAACTGAATAGAGTCAATGGTGAGGGTTTTCATGGTGGCATCAAACTTTTCCTTAGCAGTGGTGATCCCAGCCTTTAAAGCATCGCTCAGCTTAAAGCTGAGTTTCTGCACAGACACAGAGGAGTCGGTGGCGGCTGGCTGGCTCTGGGGAGTGATGGCAGGGGTCTGGGTGCTGTCTTTGAACACTTCGTTGAAAAACCTAAGCACCGCGACACCATCCCCCCACGCATGCTCAAAGTGGATTGCAGCCGTGCCATCCTTGGCTACGATGAGGTTGAAGGACTTATCGAACCAACGGTTTGTGCCGTCACCATGCAGCATGGAGTGGGACAAGTGGACAACGTCCTTCATCGGGAAGTCAtctaggcagaggcagaagacagCAGAGTCCACTTTCCTCAGGGTTTCCTCGTTGCCACCATGCACCAGCTTCTGTCTGAGCTCTGCCCAGACATCTCGGTTCTCACTGGTCAGATATGCCAGGGGGAACTCGGGCACAGGGCTGCTGTCTGAGAGAATGTACTTTAGATGTGCCTGAATTTCTGAAGGGCTCACAATGTTCCCATCTCGATCAAGGACATCAAAGACATAGAAATTTCCTTTTCTTAGCACCAGGaggtgtctggccttggtatCAGTAAAGAGTTCATCACGATTGAGTTTGGGTAAACGAGTTGAGTTGAAAAGCCGAAAATACTGGGACATATCCAGGGGGTACGCATTGACCAGGTAGGCTCCATACcaggacagggaggaaggaacaaAGCGTATGAGTCTCTTGAAGGTGTCCGTGTCACTTTTGGCGGGGTTCAAGTGGAATACTTCTGGCTCAAGAAGGCCAGCCCGAAGTGTCTTCAGAAACCGGACAGCAGAAACAGTCATGTTGGTCGCCCGGGTGAGCTGGCCGTTATACTCAGCCTTCGGGTCCGGATTGAATGCCATGAATGGATTAAAGTTTAAAACAACAGAGTCTCGAGCGGTTAAATACATATCAAACCAGGGAcctgaaaaagagaaaacataaaaggCTAATGCAAtccctaaaaataaaatttaagaaagaaaagaattccagTTCAGGTGTAGGAAATGATGACATCAATTCAAGAAGGTGATCATATTGGTTGCCCAACAATTCATGCTATATTAGCAGGATCACAGACACGTGGTCTTAGGCATCTGGATTCTGCTACTTTCAATGATGGTCTGAGGTTCCCCCAGGCTGTAACTGTATCAGTTCTTCTCTTTTTACTACTGAGTAATGTTCCATCATCTGGATATagtacattttgtttatccattcatcaggtAATGGACATCTGGGCTCTTTTCACCACTTAGCTGTGATATTCCCATGAACTTTTATATACAAGTTTTTGTGTGGACATATATTCTCAtgtcttcttttataatttatttaaatttattttatgtacattgatgtgAGGGTttcagctctcctggaactggagttacagacagttgtggctgccatgtgggtgctgggaattgaacccaggtcctctgaagagcagccagtgagccatctctccaacctcctgTTCTCATTAAGGATATACTGAAGCTGCTAATATacttaattaatataattaataattaatatactTAATGCTCTGTgaagtcttttttatttcttattttatttacttatttatttgagacaggttctctttatgtagccccagctgttctgtaattcactatgtagaccaggctggccttgaatttacagggatccgcctgcctctgcttcctaagtgctgagagtaaaagtgtatgccaccatgcctggcttctgctagGCCTTTTGAGGAATACCCACAAACCCTATGTTGCTGCAAGCTGAAAAAAATAtctgaagtaggaattcagctgattgtgacaaagctatacctggagGAGTTAAGAACTCTCCCAGAGGATGAGGCCAAGGCTCAAGGAGTCGCGGTAATATTAGCTTCATTATTTGCCATTTCCTGCTATGGACTTCTCGTGTGCTATTGTGGCTTTTCCATCTTTCATTGGGCACAACTTCCCCTATACAATTCAAGTATTTGTATAATCTCTTCAACCGTGCTAACAACAGACACAGTGGAgacccctaatttcaggcctttccgtaattatcgtcattagcagcatctggccaggacatTCCCCAGACAGACgaaagtatcttatctgagatacctcacagattctctaagaacagacttaagcatccagactatctgttggagaaggcctggcggatgtgctaattaagcttaactttctcctttccaaagtcttatctctagttttagatctacctttaacaattaactcagaactaaaggtacatctagctgtgacggaagttgcctagccaagttgcctagcGACCAAGCACACTTCCCCCACCCCGCCAGAAACAgcaggagcagagatagcttggagaggTAAGGGCCAAAGAGATAAAAGGCAGTTTTACTGATAAGAGATaaggaaaaagagaatggaagaactagatggggaagaactagattggagggctagaagagagaaccagaagaacgagatggaagatgaggaagagccaggtggggaagaacaagatgagaaagaacaggatgagagaggagatgggagaggagctaagatggaaaagaactagatggatgagaacctacatggggcagaactagatgaaggaattaagatagcacttagcagataaatgtagagtgAACcaagcaagaaaggagctaggcatgagagcagaatagaagctgtagagagagaactgactcagaagaataaagtgaatggactaaagaatttCACGTATGTAGATTTATTAGTGAACCCCTCAGATTAATCCGCTGCCAGTAacgtctcttctggaactctgggtgaaggctattgaggggctggaccccaatagcttTCTTTACTACATGAAAGCTCCAATTCCCACACCTTCAAAAGCAACtgttggctgggcagtggtggctggcacatgcctttaatcctagcacttaggaggcagaggcaggtggagctctgcgcgtttgaggccagcctggtctacagagctagttctaggacagccagggctacatagagaaaccctgtttcaaaaaaacagaaaaacaaaaaccaggcaaATGTTATCATTACATCCTTGCCAACCACTCTGTAATCCTTCCTCACTCTTGCAGAACACAGGCTTTGTTCTCTCCATCAAGATAAGCTGGGAGACAGACAACTGAGCTCACCGACCTCCCCACCTCACTTCTCCACACTGCACCCAGTGAGGGGTTACTAGAACCACCTTCCTAGGGAATCTGGTCGGACATG containing:
- the Cpt2 gene encoding carnitine O-palmitoyltransferase 2, mitochondrial, which encodes MMPRLLLRAWPRGPAHVLGASSRPISASSGPNEYLQHSIVPTMHYQDSLPRLPIPKLEDTMRRYLSAQKPLLDDSQFRKTEEFCKSFENGIGKELHEHLLAQDKQNKHTSYISGPWFDMYLTARDSVVLNFNPFMAFNPDPKAEYNGQLTRATNMTVSAVRFLKTLRAGLLEPEVFHLNPAKSDTDTFKRLIRFVPSSLSWYGAYLVNAYPLDMSQYFRLFNSTRLPKLNRDELFTDTKARHLLVLRKGNFYVFDVLDRDGNIVSPSEIQAHLKYILSDSSPVPEFPLAYLTSENRDVWAELRQKLVHGGNEETLRKVDSAVFCLCLDDFPMKDVVHLSHSMLHGDGTNRWFDKSFNLIVAKDGTAAIHFEHAWGDGVAVLRFFNEVFKDSTQTPAITPQSQPAATDSSVSVQKLSFKLSDALKAGITTAKEKFDATMKTLTIDSIQFHRGGKEFLKKQKLSPDAVAQLAFQMAFLRQYGQTVATYESCSTAAFKHGRTETIRPASIFTKRCSEAFVKEPSKHSVGELQHMMAECSRYHGQLTKEAAMGQGFDRHMFALRYLALARGVTLPELYLDPAYRQINHNILSTSTLSSPAVSLGGFAPVVPDGFGIAYMVHDDWIGCNVSSYAGRNAREFLHCVQKCLEDMFDTLEGKAIKT